In a single window of the Aridibaculum aurantiacum genome:
- the smpB gene encoding SsrA-binding protein SmpB, whose product MATKEINNRQAYHEYYIEDKWVAGMVLMGTEVKSIREGKVSFNDSYCMFFKDELWIRGMYIAEYSLGTANNHIAVHDRKLLLTKRELRKLETKLKDKGFTVVPLRIFFNEKSMAKIEIGLGRGKKLHDKRDSIKKKDTERELKRYLK is encoded by the coding sequence ATGGCTACTAAAGAAATAAATAACAGGCAGGCTTACCACGAGTATTATATAGAGGACAAATGGGTAGCTGGAATGGTGCTGATGGGAACAGAAGTAAAAAGCATACGCGAAGGAAAGGTTAGCTTCAACGATAGCTATTGCATGTTCTTCAAAGACGAGCTATGGATACGCGGCATGTATATAGCCGAATATTCTTTGGGCACTGCCAATAATCATATAGCCGTACACGACAGGAAATTATTACTCACCAAAAGAGAATTGCGAAAGCTAGAGACAAAGCTTAAAGACAAGGGTTTTACAGTTGTACCTCTTCGCATTTTCTTCAATGAAAAGAGTATGGCCAAAATAGAAATAGGCCTTGGCCGCGGTAAGAAATTGCATGATAAAAGAGACAGTATCAAGAAGAAAGATACCGAACGTGAATTAAAACGTTATCTCAAATAA
- a CDS encoding RNA polymerase sigma factor: MKNPSTELLGSIILLCQQGDRESQRLLYDHFSPAMYTYCLENASTTAEAETLLLQGFLQVFDKISEFQPGADLEAWTLGIFQITISQYQYKKILCATEFPSVRMTTERKSMDVFQVRNS, translated from the coding sequence ATGAAAAATCCTTCAACGGAGCTGTTAGGCTCTATCATTCTGCTTTGCCAGCAAGGTGATCGTGAAAGTCAAAGATTGTTATACGATCATTTTTCTCCCGCTATGTATACTTATTGTTTAGAGAATGCTTCAACCACTGCAGAAGCAGAAACTTTATTATTACAAGGATTTCTCCAGGTATTTGATAAGATCTCAGAATTTCAACCAGGTGCAGATCTTGAAGCATGGACACTTGGTATCTTTCAAATTACAATTAGTCAGTACCAGTACAAGAAGATTTTATGCGCCACCGAATTTCCTTCCGTTCGGATGACCACAGAGCGTAAGAGTATGGATGTTTTCCAGGTGAGAAATAGTTAA